In Corallococcus macrosporus, the following are encoded in one genomic region:
- a CDS encoding LysR family transcriptional regulator, which produces MADLDLNLLVALDALLREGSVARAADRLGLSAPAMSRTLTRIRTALGDPVLVRAGRGLVPTPRALALQEQVRAVVREATALLAPGTPTAPEALTRTLTLRVNDGVIPLLGTALHQRARAEAPGVTLRFVPEGAEDVESLRDGEVDLDIGVQGALGPEIRVQKLGEESFMCLVGRASPLARGRLTLERFARAEHVGVSRRGKLRTPLDDVLEQHGHTRRVTAVVPNLLAAAAFVAETEAVTVVNGGFARAVAALMPVKERPVPLPLPRVTVAQAWHPRFDHDPAHVWLRRTVKALCEAPVRPPKKHGGAT; this is translated from the coding sequence ATGGCGGACCTGGACCTCAACCTGCTCGTGGCGCTCGATGCCCTCCTGCGAGAGGGCAGCGTGGCGCGCGCCGCGGACCGGCTGGGGCTGAGCGCGCCCGCCATGAGCCGCACGCTCACCCGCATCCGCACCGCGCTGGGAGACCCGGTGCTGGTGCGCGCGGGGCGCGGGCTGGTCCCCACGCCCCGGGCCCTGGCGCTCCAGGAGCAGGTGCGCGCCGTGGTGCGGGAGGCCACCGCGCTGCTCGCGCCGGGCACGCCCACCGCACCGGAAGCGCTGACGCGCACGCTGACGCTGCGGGTGAACGACGGCGTCATCCCGCTGCTGGGCACCGCGCTCCACCAGCGGGCGCGCGCCGAAGCGCCCGGCGTGACGCTGCGCTTCGTGCCGGAGGGAGCGGAGGACGTGGAGTCCCTGCGCGACGGCGAGGTGGACCTGGACATCGGCGTGCAGGGCGCGCTGGGGCCGGAGATCCGCGTGCAGAAGCTGGGCGAGGAGAGCTTCATGTGCCTGGTGGGGCGGGCGTCGCCGCTCGCGCGAGGACGGCTGACGCTGGAGCGCTTCGCCCGCGCCGAGCACGTCGGCGTGTCACGGCGGGGCAAGCTGCGCACCCCACTGGACGACGTGCTGGAGCAGCACGGCCACACGCGACGGGTGACGGCGGTGGTGCCCAACCTGCTCGCCGCGGCGGCGTTCGTCGCGGAGACAGAGGCCGTCACGGTCGTGAACGGCGGTTTCGCCCGCGCGGTGGCGGCGCTGATGCCCGTCAAGGAGCGCCCCGTGCCGCTGCCCCTGCCGCGCGTCACCGTCGCTCAGGCGTGGCACCCCCGCTTCGACCACGACCCCGCGCACGTCTGGCTGCGGCGGACAGTGAAGGCACTCTGCGAGGCGCCCGTGCGTCCTCCCAAAAAACATGGAGGCGCAACTTAA
- a CDS encoding O-methyltransferase → MTTTLHSPPVASLLTHLFADARKTDAAVLAPFSALPAEERRARLDNDPRAFYASVAEAYLPVSEKLGQLLYALTRARRARTVVEFGTSFGISTVHLAAALRDGGGGRIITTEYEASKVRRAKEHLTQAGLVDLVEFRVGDALETLRTDVPDGIDLVLFDGAKPLYLPLLRLLEPKLGPGALLVADNVKMSPAFAAHLARPEHGYVTVPLPWEDDDCLFAVRAA, encoded by the coding sequence ATGACCACGACCCTGCATTCGCCCCCTGTCGCCTCGCTGCTCACCCACCTCTTCGCGGACGCGCGCAAGACGGACGCCGCCGTGCTCGCGCCCTTCAGCGCCCTCCCCGCGGAAGAGCGCAGGGCCCGGCTGGACAACGACCCCCGCGCCTTCTACGCGAGCGTCGCGGAGGCGTACCTGCCCGTGTCGGAGAAGCTGGGGCAGCTGCTCTACGCGCTCACCCGCGCGCGCCGCGCCCGCACGGTGGTGGAGTTCGGCACGTCCTTCGGCATCTCCACGGTGCACCTGGCGGCGGCGCTGCGCGACGGCGGCGGCGGCCGGATCATCACCACGGAGTACGAGGCCTCCAAGGTGCGCCGCGCGAAGGAGCACCTCACCCAGGCGGGGCTCGTGGACCTGGTGGAGTTCCGCGTGGGCGACGCGCTGGAGACGCTGCGCACGGACGTGCCGGACGGCATCGACCTGGTGCTCTTCGACGGCGCGAAGCCGCTCTACCTGCCGCTGTTGCGGCTTCTGGAGCCGAAGCTGGGGCCCGGGGCCCTGCTGGTCGCGGACAACGTGAAGATGAGCCCGGCGTTCGCGGCGCACCTGGCGCGGCCGGAGCACGGCTACGTCACCGTGCCCCTGCCCTGGGAGGACGACGACTGCCTCTTCGCCGTGCGCGCCGCGTGA